The Hyperolius riggenbachi isolate aHypRig1 chromosome 3, aHypRig1.pri, whole genome shotgun sequence genome window below encodes:
- the LOC137560832 gene encoding C-reactive protein-like encodes MEVCALLLLLLIPAPGSQAQQDLRNKVFLFPKESRSAHVVLRGNITEPLEQTTVCLWYYPDLSRSYTLFSLATPGKKDALTIFVQRPYFYYVYINQEMFKFKDPSISKGRAVTLDWTRVCVAWESQTGVVQFWRDYRPYPRKVAARGSSIASETSIVLGQRQESFGKISHFSPSFVGEIKDVFMWDSVFDIKYNPWNLTKVVDWGWLDYEIHGEVLTQPYIY; translated from the coding sequence ACTTGAGAAATAAAGTATTCCTCTTCCCAAAGGAAAGCCGCTCCGCTCATGTGGTCCTGAGGGGGAACATCACCGAGCCCCTGGAGCAAACCACCGTCTGCCTCTGGTACTACCCTGACCTGTCACGCAGCTACACTCTCTTCTCATTGGCTACTCCAGGGAAGAAAGATGCTTTGACCATCTTCGTACAACGCCCATACTTCTACTATGTCTACATAAACCAGGAAATGTTTAAATTTAAGGACCCATCTataagcaaggggcgggcagtaACTTTAGACTGGACACGGGTATGCGTGGCATGGGAGTCGCAGACTGGGGTGGTCCAATTTTGGAGGGATTATAGGCCATACCCCAGAAAGGTTGCAGCCAGAGGTTCCTCTATTGCATCTGAGACCAGCATCGTCCTGGGCCAGAGGCAAGAGTCTTTTGGGAAAATCTCGCATTTCTCTCCCTCCTTTGTTGGTGAAATTAAAGATGTGTTTATGTGGGATTCGGTGTTTGACATAAAATATAATCCGTGGAATCTCACTAAAGTGGTTGACTGGGGTTGGTTAGACTATGAAATTCACGGGGAGGTTCTGACTCAACCATATATTTACTAG